A window of the Candidatus Zymogenaceae bacterium genome harbors these coding sequences:
- a CDS encoding NAD(P)/FAD-dependent oxidoreductase encodes MNKTRRIFYLPAIVALACFLILTGCGTKEAPDFDAEYDVIVIGGGMAGLSAGAHLASNGLKVLLLEQHHKVGGCASNFSRGDFTFETALHLMAGGGPGRNDRGLYTLLNMCGVYDKVELYELDDYYRSVFPGVDVVVPNTWDGTVENLKAQWPEESEGIDKFHTLCTGLYDELMSVKNLFRYTGLKAFFVKVQVPLKQKIFFEYKDKSFQDLLDECFVSEELKAVCGHAWVYYGPPPSEETAIVPMAATEALLNDGLFHVMGTSQNLSYAYAERIEELGGTVKVGTLVTKIIIEDGLARGVETEYGDVYTARYIVCNTDPHQMIFTLIGEENLPKDYVDKVKNLEIANSLLGIYLGLNIDLKALGYDDGEILYSRSLDADAVYDNMMSGNFAEGAASISIYTNYGDPVYAPEGKSVVVIDAYSNYDYWPKDPEEYQKLKMEKAWEEILVAADVIPELANPEYVEEMVVMTPFTLEEYTMNYKGVIYGFYLSPEQWQKIPNNTPIDNVFIAGNWTQGWHGFSACQVNGWRAARLILDMEGIE; translated from the coding sequence ATGAACAAAACACGCCGTATCTTTTACCTACCTGCCATCGTGGCCCTGGCCTGTTTTCTCATTCTCACGGGCTGCGGTACAAAAGAGGCGCCGGACTTTGACGCCGAATATGACGTTATCGTCATCGGCGGCGGAATGGCGGGACTTTCCGCAGGGGCCCACCTGGCCTCCAACGGGTTGAAAGTACTGCTGCTGGAACAGCATCACAAGGTGGGAGGATGCGCCTCCAACTTCTCCCGGGGCGATTTTACCTTTGAAACGGCCCTGCACCTGATGGCCGGAGGCGGACCCGGAAGAAACGATCGAGGACTGTATACGCTGCTGAATATGTGCGGCGTCTATGACAAGGTCGAGCTTTACGAGCTGGATGACTACTATCGATCCGTATTCCCCGGCGTGGATGTGGTCGTTCCCAATACATGGGACGGCACAGTGGAGAACCTGAAGGCACAGTGGCCCGAGGAGTCCGAAGGCATCGATAAATTCCACACCCTGTGTACCGGGCTGTACGATGAACTGATGAGCGTGAAGAACCTGTTCCGCTACACCGGCTTGAAGGCGTTTTTCGTGAAGGTTCAGGTCCCCCTCAAACAAAAGATCTTCTTCGAGTACAAGGATAAATCCTTTCAGGATCTTCTGGACGAGTGCTTCGTCTCCGAAGAGCTCAAGGCCGTGTGCGGGCACGCCTGGGTCTATTACGGCCCACCCCCGTCCGAAGAAACGGCCATCGTACCCATGGCGGCAACGGAAGCGCTCCTCAACGACGGGCTGTTTCATGTCATGGGCACCTCACAGAACCTCTCCTACGCCTATGCAGAGCGCATCGAGGAGCTGGGCGGCACGGTGAAGGTCGGCACCCTGGTTACCAAGATCATCATTGAAGACGGCCTCGCCCGCGGTGTCGAGACCGAGTACGGCGACGTCTACACCGCCCGGTATATCGTCTGCAACACGGACCCGCATCAGATGATCTTCACCCTCATCGGGGAAGAGAACCTGCCCAAGGACTACGTGGACAAGGTGAAGAACCTCGAGATCGCAAACTCGCTGTTGGGCATCTACCTGGGCCTGAACATCGATCTCAAAGCCCTCGGATATGACGACGGGGAGATCTTGTATAGCAGAAGCCTGGACGCCGATGCGGTCTATGACAACATGATGAGCGGTAACTTCGCCGAAGGCGCCGCCTCCATCTCCATCTATACCAACTACGGCGACCCGGTCTATGCACCGGAGGGGAAATCCGTGGTGGTTATCGACGCCTACTCCAACTACGATTACTGGCCGAAGGATCCGGAAGAGTATCAGAAGCTTAAGATGGAAAAGGCCTGGGAAGAGATACTCGTGGCGGCGGATGTCATCCCGGAGCTTGCGAATCCGGAATACGTTGAGGAGATGGTCGTGATGACTCCTTTCACCCTCGAGGAGTACACCATGAACTACAAGGGTGTCATCTACGGATTCTACCTGAGTCCCGAGCAGTGGCAGAAGATACCCAACAATACTCCCATCGACAACGTATTCATTGCCGGCAACTGGACCCAGGGGTGGCATGGGTTCAGCGCCTGTCAGGTCAACGGCTGGCGGGCTGCCCGGCTCATTCTGGACATGGAAGGCATTGAATAG
- a CDS encoding sulfatase: MKRREFLKSAGLVTAAMTGMSLGGPGCTGAGEPSPDAPNFLFITADNLGWKDLFSFGNPNIHTPNIDRLANEGMRFTRAFVTSSSCSPSRATFLTGQYPHTNGVVGITNRHFFMQLSPCAVTLPKLLNRAGYTTALEGKWHPAVFLPAKWYGFTERFGGLATSAEEMWITDTSRTWEFLERNKDTRFYLEMNFMNNHRDPYGRMTFAEDFPVNPEAVVVPDYWALPDWPEIRDDIARYYSQTMEMDRLIGEVLDMLDELGLAENTFVSFLSDNGPQMPGHIMALYDRGVQTPLLMRWPKRIPAGVDYDGLVSTVDLMPTFLDAVGLEIPDDVQGVSLLPVITGEETGAVRDAVFLEMDYHVYSIPTRGVRTERYKYLKNYSDTAIGLDQLNNAEWARRLCELSNHPWMRPRKPEELYDLETDPNEQVNLAGDPAYAGALEEMRGRLRAWQEETADPFLDAPFTLDYEENKEIYKPTDPEERAYK, translated from the coding sequence ATGAAGAGACGGGAGTTCTTGAAATCGGCGGGACTCGTGACCGCCGCCATGACCGGTATGAGCCTGGGGGGGCCGGGGTGCACGGGGGCGGGAGAGCCCAGCCCCGATGCGCCCAATTTTCTCTTCATCACCGCGGACAACCTGGGCTGGAAAGACCTCTTTTCCTTCGGCAACCCCAATATCCACACCCCGAATATCGACCGCCTGGCGAATGAGGGAATGCGCTTCACCCGGGCGTTCGTCACCTCGTCGAGCTGTTCCCCCAGCCGGGCCACGTTCCTCACCGGCCAGTATCCCCACACCAACGGGGTGGTGGGCATCACCAACCGGCATTTTTTCATGCAGCTCTCCCCCTGTGCCGTCACCCTGCCAAAGCTCTTAAATCGGGCGGGATACACGACCGCCCTGGAGGGGAAGTGGCACCCGGCGGTGTTTTTGCCCGCGAAGTGGTACGGTTTCACCGAGCGGTTCGGCGGGCTTGCCACCAGTGCCGAGGAGATGTGGATTACCGACACCTCTCGGACCTGGGAATTTCTCGAGCGAAACAAGGACACCCGCTTCTACCTGGAGATGAACTTCATGAACAACCACCGGGATCCCTACGGGCGGATGACCTTCGCCGAGGACTTTCCGGTGAACCCGGAGGCGGTTGTCGTCCCGGACTACTGGGCGCTGCCGGACTGGCCGGAGATCAGAGACGACATCGCCCGGTACTACAGCCAGACCATGGAGATGGACCGGCTCATCGGGGAGGTGCTGGACATGCTCGACGAGCTGGGTTTGGCCGAAAACACATTTGTCTCTTTCTTGAGCGACAACGGTCCCCAGATGCCGGGGCACATCATGGCGCTGTATGACCGGGGCGTGCAGACGCCGCTTCTGATGCGCTGGCCGAAGAGAATCCCGGCGGGGGTCGACTACGACGGTCTTGTCAGCACGGTGGACCTGATGCCCACCTTTCTCGACGCCGTGGGGCTTGAGATACCGGACGACGTCCAGGGGGTATCGCTGCTGCCGGTCATCACCGGGGAGGAAACGGGTGCCGTCCGGGACGCGGTGTTTCTGGAGATGGACTATCACGTCTACTCCATCCCCACCCGGGGGGTGCGCACCGAGCGGTATAAATACCTGAAAAACTATTCGGACACGGCCATCGGCCTCGACCAGCTCAACAACGCCGAGTGGGCCCGTCGCCTCTGCGAGCTGTCGAACCATCCCTGGATGCGCCCCCGGAAGCCCGAGGAGCTCTATGACCTGGAGACGGACCCGAACGAGCAGGTGAACCTTGCGGGCGATCCGGCCTATGCCGGGGCCCTGGAGGAGATGCGTGGCCGCCTTCGAGCGTGGCAGGAGGAGACGGCTGACCCCTTCCTGGATGCCCCGTTCACCCTGGATTACGAGGAAAATAAAGAGATTTACAAGCCGACGGATCCGGAAGAGCGGGCGTACAAGTAG
- a CDS encoding sulfatase-like hydrolase/transferase: MKRRDFLKGTAIAALAGTGLCGLGISGCSREFANDPDLPNVIFITADDLGWLDLSSFGNPDIETPNIDRLADEGIRFTQAFVVASSCSPSRASMITGQYPHTNGVDSLTHVRFKKQLRPGYTTMPSLLKKRGYNTAIEGKWHVAPYFFTSWYGYRERLGGIALKSEDMWIKDTDLTMEFLERNKDNRFYLELNYMNNHRKDDGEFYFDEDFPVDPEKVHVPDYWTLPDWEEIRLEVAKFYSQTLKMDSMIGEVLDKLDELGIADETLVIFVSDNGPPFPGNKMTHYDRGTGTPLLMRWPEKIPAGLIYDGLVSTIDIMPTVLDAVGVEIPEELQGTSLWPVAMGVETGPVHDAVFNEMTYHVYYLPGRAVRTTKYEYIRNYSDIAKGLDQCNHMEWAHRVCELPNQPWKSPRVPEELYDLRKDPNEQVNLVDDPAYAGVLDEMRALLDEHMEKTNDAYLGAPFTHDYEEYKEIYEMVIPEEPADK, from the coding sequence ATGAAACGACGAGACTTTTTGAAAGGTACGGCGATTGCCGCCCTCGCCGGAACGGGGCTCTGCGGCCTTGGAATTTCCGGATGTTCTCGGGAGTTCGCAAATGATCCCGATCTCCCCAACGTGATATTCATTACCGCCGACGACCTGGGGTGGCTCGACCTCTCCTCCTTCGGCAACCCCGATATCGAAACCCCGAACATCGACCGCCTGGCCGATGAGGGGATACGTTTTACCCAGGCCTTCGTGGTGGCGTCGAGCTGCTCGCCCAGCCGGGCCAGCATGATCACCGGGCAGTATCCCCACACCAACGGCGTGGATTCCCTGACCCACGTGCGCTTCAAGAAGCAGCTCAGGCCGGGCTACACGACGATGCCGTCGCTTCTGAAGAAGCGGGGCTACAACACCGCCATTGAGGGGAAGTGGCACGTCGCCCCCTACTTCTTCACCAGTTGGTACGGATACCGGGAGCGGCTGGGGGGCATCGCCCTCAAGAGCGAAGATATGTGGATCAAGGACACGGACCTGACCATGGAGTTCCTGGAGCGGAACAAGGACAACCGCTTCTACCTGGAGCTCAACTACATGAACAACCACAGGAAAGACGACGGCGAGTTCTACTTCGACGAGGACTTCCCCGTCGATCCCGAGAAGGTCCACGTGCCCGACTACTGGACTCTGCCGGACTGGGAGGAGATACGGCTGGAGGTGGCGAAGTTCTACAGTCAGACTCTCAAGATGGACTCCATGATCGGGGAGGTGCTGGACAAGCTCGACGAGCTGGGGATCGCGGACGAGACGCTCGTTATCTTCGTCTCGGACAACGGGCCGCCCTTTCCGGGCAACAAGATGACCCACTACGATCGGGGCACGGGAACGCCGCTCCTGATGCGATGGCCGGAAAAGATCCCCGCGGGACTGATCTATGACGGGCTGGTCAGCACCATCGACATCATGCCGACGGTGCTGGACGCCGTGGGCGTCGAGATCCCCGAGGAGCTCCAGGGGACGAGCCTGTGGCCCGTGGCGATGGGAGTGGAGACCGGGCCGGTCCACGACGCGGTCTTCAACGAGATGACCTATCACGTCTACTACCTGCCGGGACGGGCGGTCAGGACCACGAAATACGAATACATCAGGAACTATTCGGACATCGCCAAGGGGCTGGACCAGTGCAACCACATGGAGTGGGCCCATCGGGTCTGTGAGCTTCCCAACCAGCCCTGGAAGAGTCCCCGGGTGCCGGAAGAGCTGTACGACCTGAGAAAGGACCCGAACGAGCAGGTGAACCTGGTGGACGATCCGGCATATGCGGGAGTACTGGATGAGATGCGGGCGCTTCTGGACGAGCACATGGAGAAGACGAATGACGCCTACCTGGGCGCCCCCTTCACCCATGACTACGAGGAATATAAAGAGATATACGAGATGGTCATCCCTGAGGAGCCTGCGGACAAGTAA
- a CDS encoding cytochrome c3 family protein yields MKRTNRILPAVFAVVLFLCCVCIVAVCQEYGPDVMKIDDVTKATTRYLPVDFKHAYHQDDLGLTCVTCHHTNAEDFTEGVPPLCSSCHNANTKEIPFKDAMHKSCVVCHLEEQAEGKTPPTECLDCHVQRP; encoded by the coding sequence ATGAAAAGAACAAACAGAATTCTCCCGGCCGTTTTCGCTGTGGTTCTTTTTCTCTGCTGCGTGTGCATTGTCGCCGTCTGTCAGGAGTACGGTCCCGACGTGATGAAGATAGACGACGTGACAAAGGCCACAACCCGGTATCTGCCGGTGGACTTCAAGCACGCCTATCACCAGGACGATCTGGGCCTTACATGCGTGACCTGTCACCACACAAACGCCGAGGATTTTACCGAGGGAGTGCCTCCGCTGTGCTCATCGTGTCATAACGCCAATACGAAGGAGATCCCCTTTAAGGACGCCATGCACAAAAGCTGCGTGGTCTGTCACTTGGAAGAGCAGGCGGAGGGAAAAACCCCGCCCACGGAATGTCTTGACTGTCATGTCCAGAGGCCGTAG